One window of the Natronomonas marina genome contains the following:
- a CDS encoding preprotein translocase subunit Sec61beta has protein sequence MSSGENSGGLMSSAGLVRYFDEESRNAPTMDPRTVVAFGVLLGVFVLMLNALA, from the coding sequence ATGAGCAGTGGTGAGAACTCCGGCGGGCTGATGTCCAGCGCGGGGCTGGTCCGGTACTTCGACGAGGAGAGTCGCAACGCGCCCACGATGGACCCCCGCACAGTCGTCGCCTTCGGGGTCCTGCTGGGCGTGTTCGTGCTGATGCTGAACGCGCTGGCCTGA
- a CDS encoding DUF7344 domain-containing protein has protein sequence MIGDASERTESKREDERREPSVDADEFYRALSREPRRRVLYYLQENDTASVRELCDVLAGWEAVGRSRSVGTETRDRIRHTLYHNDLPKLDHAGLVAYDPDQRRVALSPLPSELSSILRRAREYDARSDPA, from the coding sequence ATGATCGGGGACGCATCGGAACGAACGGAGTCGAAACGGGAGGACGAACGGCGAGAGCCGTCCGTCGACGCCGACGAGTTCTACCGGGCGCTCTCGCGGGAACCGAGGCGACGCGTGCTCTACTATCTACAGGAGAACGACACCGCGAGCGTCCGGGAGCTGTGCGACGTTCTCGCCGGGTGGGAGGCGGTCGGTCGGTCGCGTTCGGTCGGTACGGAGACGCGGGATCGAATCCGGCATACGCTGTACCACAACGACCTTCCGAAACTGGACCACGCGGGTCTCGTCGCCTACGATCCCGACCAGCGGAGGGTGGCGCTGTCGCCGCTCCCGTCGGAACTGTCGTCGATACTCAGACGGGCCCGGGAGTACGACGCTCGCAGCGACCCGGCGTGA
- a CDS encoding ATP-dependent DNA helicase, with the protein MSESDGARRFFPYEEPYDHQTEAMEEIREALVERRDVLFEGACGTGKTLASLVPALEYARAAGKTVVITTNVHQQTRQFIEEARAINAEESIRTVVFRGKASMCHIDVGYEECQALRDTTRELVDMEADAADLEERERELLEASQDGDEEAAGARGAVAEELDELEASMAALREERNVCDRYYNNLTENTDDFYAWLYEDVRTPDEIYEHAHEMDLCGYELLKDGMEGIDLAICNYHHLLDPMIREQFFRWLGRDPEDVIAVFDEAHNVADAARDHATRTLAERTLDGALDELEECDDARAEAAENVLGAFRTALVETYEDSFGFGEREAVGEEWEDVTVESETGRDDLSVSFLDHYTGQGYETDLEAALALGEELDRRYEQAYKDGEATTRKECPTLSAAAFVEEWMDAAVEPGQYPVVGVRRTETGVVGRAELYTCLPRQVTEPLFEELHATVLMSATLRPFDVTEDVLGLDDPVTMAYGEQFPEERRRTYAVETPALFASQRDDPGVQETVGGTIEDAVRFTPGNTLAYFPSYAEAERYYHRFSGDATPYLDEPGTRADDLRETFVADDDAVLFTSLWGTLAEGVSFDDDAARTVLVVGVPYPHLDDRMEAVQRAYEGSFGDDEGDEDAGWHYAVEIPTVRKTRQALGRVVRSPTDYGVRVLIDERYTHENRVELGDYSVYPAFPPEERSEHIDVEPDKLKIGMLNFYSDVDAWGGSPPEP; encoded by the coding sequence GTGTCCGAGTCGGACGGCGCCCGTCGCTTCTTCCCCTACGAGGAGCCGTACGATCACCAGACGGAGGCGATGGAAGAGATTCGGGAGGCGCTGGTCGAACGGCGGGACGTCCTCTTCGAGGGCGCCTGCGGCACCGGCAAGACGCTCGCCTCGCTCGTGCCCGCCCTGGAGTACGCCCGGGCGGCGGGCAAGACGGTCGTCATCACGACGAACGTCCACCAGCAGACCCGCCAGTTCATCGAGGAGGCCCGCGCCATCAACGCCGAGGAGTCGATTCGCACCGTCGTCTTCCGGGGGAAGGCGTCGATGTGCCACATCGACGTGGGCTACGAGGAGTGTCAGGCGCTGCGGGACACGACCCGCGAACTGGTCGACATGGAGGCCGACGCCGCCGACCTCGAGGAACGGGAGCGGGAACTGCTCGAGGCCAGCCAGGACGGCGACGAGGAGGCCGCTGGCGCCCGCGGTGCCGTCGCCGAGGAACTCGACGAACTGGAGGCGTCGATGGCGGCGCTCCGCGAGGAGCGGAACGTCTGTGACCGCTACTACAACAACCTCACCGAGAACACCGACGACTTCTACGCGTGGCTCTACGAGGACGTGCGGACGCCCGACGAGATCTACGAGCACGCCCACGAGATGGACCTCTGTGGGTACGAACTGCTGAAGGACGGCATGGAGGGCATCGACCTGGCCATCTGCAACTACCACCACCTGCTGGACCCGATGATCCGCGAGCAGTTCTTCCGGTGGCTGGGTCGGGACCCCGAGGACGTCATCGCGGTGTTCGACGAGGCCCACAACGTCGCGGACGCGGCCCGCGACCACGCGACCCGGACGCTGGCCGAGCGGACGCTCGACGGCGCCCTCGACGAACTCGAGGAGTGCGACGACGCCCGTGCGGAGGCGGCGGAAAACGTCCTCGGCGCCTTCCGGACGGCGCTGGTCGAGACCTACGAGGACTCGTTCGGCTTCGGCGAGCGGGAGGCTGTCGGCGAGGAGTGGGAGGACGTCACCGTCGAGAGCGAGACGGGCCGCGACGACCTCTCGGTTTCCTTCCTCGACCACTACACGGGCCAGGGGTACGAGACGGACCTCGAGGCGGCCCTGGCGCTCGGCGAGGAACTGGACCGCCGCTACGAGCAGGCCTACAAGGACGGCGAGGCGACGACCCGCAAGGAGTGTCCGACGCTGTCGGCCGCGGCGTTCGTCGAGGAGTGGATGGACGCCGCTGTCGAACCGGGCCAGTACCCCGTCGTCGGCGTCCGGCGGACGGAGACGGGCGTCGTCGGCCGCGCGGAACTGTACACCTGCCTGCCGCGGCAGGTGACCGAACCGCTGTTCGAGGAGCTGCACGCGACGGTGCTGATGAGCGCGACGCTGCGGCCCTTCGACGTCACCGAGGACGTCCTCGGACTCGACGACCCCGTGACGATGGCCTACGGCGAGCAGTTCCCCGAGGAGCGGCGCCGGACCTACGCCGTCGAGACGCCCGCGCTGTTCGCCAGCCAGCGGGACGACCCCGGCGTCCAGGAGACGGTCGGCGGGACCATCGAGGACGCCGTCCGATTCACGCCCGGCAACACGCTCGCGTACTTCCCGAGTTACGCCGAGGCCGAGCGCTACTACCACCGCTTCTCGGGGGACGCGACGCCGTACCTCGACGAACCCGGCACGCGTGCCGACGATCTCCGGGAGACGTTCGTCGCCGACGACGACGCGGTGCTGTTCACGTCGCTGTGGGGCACGCTCGCCGAGGGGGTCAGCTTCGACGATGACGCCGCCCGCACGGTGCTGGTGGTCGGGGTTCCCTATCCCCACCTCGACGACCGCATGGAGGCCGTCCAGCGCGCCTACGAGGGGTCGTTCGGCGACGACGAGGGCGACGAGGACGCCGGCTGGCACTACGCCGTCGAGATACCGACGGTGCGGAAGACGCGGCAGGCGCTGGGCCGGGTCGTCCGCTCGCCGACCGACTATGGCGTCCGGGTGCTCATCGACGAGCGGTACACCCACGAGAACCGCGTCGAGTTGGGCGACTACAGCGTTTATCCGGCCTTCCCGCCGGAGGAGCGCAGCGAGCACATCGACGTCGAACCGGACAAACTCAAGATAGGCATGCTGAACTTCTACAGCGACGTGGACGCCTGGGGGGGGTCGCCCCCGGAGCCATGA
- the glpA gene encoding anaerobic glycerol-3-phosphate dehydrogenase subunit GlpA, translating to MDVTEVLVVGGGSTGCGIARDLSMRGIDVTLVEKGNLTHGTTGRMHGLLHSGGRYAVSDRASATECIEENHVLRDIAAHCVEETGGLFVKRPEDTEEYFQEKLEGLEACDIPAEVLSAEEAREREPYLAADIDRAIAVPDAAIDPFRLCVANAAAAESHGARVATHAEVTDVLVESGEVVGVELDHGTDPEKRGDGTGTERIEADHVVNATGAWAGQLGAMAGVDVEVRPSKGVMTVMNSRQVDTVINRCRPKGDADIVVPHETACILGTTDEEVADPEDYPEERWEVDLVVDELAKLVPVLAEARTLRSFWGVRPLYEPPGSGTEDPTDVTRDFFLLDHADRDGLPGMTSIVGGKLTTYRLMAERVADHVCGKLGVSATCRTAETPLPGSEDASVLESNMRAFGLRSPVARRSAQRLGSRTEAVLDVDGPNPVVCDCEAVTRAELRDAIDDAGSDLDAVRIRTRASMGNCQGAFCCHRMAAELYPDFDAGTARESLDELYQERWKGQRHALWGDQLSQAMLNRMLHATTMNRDADPAILEDSVDFGAFDDGDRSRDGSGPPGESAATDGGTGWR from the coding sequence GTGGACGTGACCGAAGTCCTCGTCGTCGGCGGCGGCTCGACGGGCTGTGGCATCGCCCGGGACCTCTCGATGCGGGGCATCGACGTCACGCTCGTCGAGAAGGGGAACCTGACCCACGGGACGACGGGCCGGATGCACGGCCTGTTGCACAGCGGCGGCCGCTACGCCGTCTCCGACCGGGCCAGCGCGACCGAGTGCATCGAGGAGAACCACGTCCTCCGGGACATCGCGGCCCACTGCGTCGAGGAGACCGGCGGACTGTTCGTCAAACGGCCCGAGGACACCGAGGAGTACTTCCAGGAGAAACTCGAGGGACTGGAGGCCTGCGACATCCCCGCCGAGGTCCTCTCCGCCGAGGAGGCCCGCGAGCGCGAACCGTACCTCGCGGCGGACATCGACAGGGCCATCGCGGTGCCCGACGCGGCCATCGACCCCTTCCGGCTCTGCGTGGCCAACGCCGCCGCCGCCGAGTCCCACGGCGCCCGCGTCGCCACCCACGCCGAGGTGACCGACGTCCTCGTCGAATCCGGCGAGGTGGTCGGCGTCGAACTCGACCACGGGACCGACCCCGAGAAGCGCGGCGACGGCACCGGCACCGAGCGCATCGAGGCCGACCACGTCGTCAACGCGACCGGCGCCTGGGCCGGGCAACTGGGTGCGATGGCCGGCGTCGACGTCGAGGTCCGGCCCTCGAAGGGCGTGATGACCGTGATGAACAGCCGGCAGGTCGACACGGTGATCAACCGCTGTCGACCCAAGGGCGACGCCGACATCGTCGTCCCCCACGAGACGGCCTGCATCCTCGGGACGACCGACGAGGAGGTGGCGGACCCCGAGGACTACCCCGAAGAGCGGTGGGAGGTCGACCTCGTCGTCGACGAACTGGCGAAACTCGTCCCCGTCCTCGCGGAGGCCCGGACGCTGCGTTCCTTCTGGGGCGTCCGCCCGCTCTACGAACCGCCCGGCTCCGGCACCGAGGACCCCACCGACGTCACGCGGGACTTCTTTCTGCTCGACCACGCCGACCGCGACGGTCTGCCCGGGATGACGAGCATCGTCGGCGGGAAGCTCACCACCTACCGGCTGATGGCCGAGCGGGTAGCCGACCACGTCTGCGGGAAACTCGGCGTCTCCGCGACCTGTCGGACGGCCGAAACGCCGCTGCCCGGCAGCGAGGACGCCTCGGTCCTCGAATCGAACATGCGGGCGTTCGGTCTCCGGTCGCCGGTCGCGCGCCGTTCGGCCCAGCGGCTCGGCTCCCGGACCGAGGCGGTGCTGGACGTCGACGGTCCCAACCCCGTGGTCTGTGACTGCGAGGCTGTCACCCGCGCCGAACTCCGCGACGCCATCGACGACGCCGGCAGCGACCTCGACGCCGTCCGCATCCGGACGCGTGCCTCGATGGGCAACTGCCAGGGGGCGTTCTGCTGTCACCGGATGGCCGCGGAACTGTACCCCGACTTCGACGCCGGGACCGCCCGCGAGTCGCTGGACGAACTGTACCAGGAGCGCTGGAAGGGCCAGCGGCACGCGCTGTGGGGCGACCAGCTCTCGCAGGCGATGCTGAACCGGATGCTGCACGCGACGACGATGAACCGCGACGCCGACCCCGCCATCCTCGAGGATTCGGTCGATTTCGGCGCTTTCGACGACGGCGACCGTTCCCGCGACGGCTCCGGGCCCCCCGGCGAATCCGCCGCGACCGACGGGGGGACCGGATGGCGATAG
- a CDS encoding UPF0175 family protein: MASSSSEPSDELATAVGRYVLGDLSLGRAAEAAGMSRWEFEELLEEAGFTSIYGPRTDDQLQVELDGALDLGE; the protein is encoded by the coding sequence ATGGCCTCTTCGAGTAGCGAACCCTCGGACGAACTGGCAACCGCGGTGGGACGGTACGTTCTCGGCGACCTCTCGCTCGGACGTGCCGCCGAAGCAGCCGGTATGTCCCGCTGGGAGTTCGAGGAACTGCTGGAGGAAGCTGGCTTCACGTCGATCTATGGGCCGCGCACCGACGACCAGCTCCAAGTGGAGCTCGACGGCGCACTCGATCTCGGCGAGTAG
- the glpK gene encoding glycerol kinase GlpK — protein MAANTYVGAVDQGTTGTRFMVFDHGGQVVAEAYEKHEQIYPEPGWVEHDPAEIWANTRTVVSRALREASLDPEQLAGVGITNQRETTLIWDGETGKPVYNALVWQDRRTTDRVEELRADGKAEWIREKTGLECDAYFSATKAEWLLNNADPIEIDRIGPGDVRERAEAGELMLGTVDSWLIYKLTGNHVTDVTNASRTMLYDIREMEWDDELLEEFDVPAELLPEVRPSSDDAHYGHTDPEGFLGADVPVAGALGDQQAALFGQTCFDEGDAKNTYGTGAFFLMNTGDEPVESDHGLLTTVGFQRSGDPVQYALEGAIFATGAAIEWLVDVGLIDDPAETAELARAVDSTDDVYVVPAFAGLGAPHWDGRARGTIVGMTRGTRREHVVRATLESIAYRTRDVAEAMEADSGIEMGRLRVDGGAVKNDFLCRLQSDVLQTDIVRPEVDETTALGAAYAAGLAVGYWDSVDELRANWQVDRRFSPEMRRGQADAMYDRWGDAVERSLDWAEEEEGEP, from the coding sequence ATGGCAGCAAACACCTACGTCGGTGCGGTCGACCAGGGGACGACGGGCACCCGGTTCATGGTCTTCGACCACGGGGGCCAGGTCGTCGCAGAGGCCTACGAGAAACACGAACAGATCTACCCGGAACCCGGGTGGGTCGAGCACGACCCCGCGGAGATATGGGCGAACACCAGGACCGTCGTCAGCAGGGCGCTCCGGGAGGCGAGTCTCGACCCCGAGCAACTGGCGGGAGTCGGCATCACCAACCAGCGCGAGACGACCCTGATCTGGGACGGCGAAACCGGCAAGCCCGTCTACAACGCCCTGGTCTGGCAGGATCGCCGAACCACGGACCGGGTCGAGGAGCTACGGGCCGACGGGAAGGCCGAGTGGATACGCGAGAAGACCGGCCTCGAGTGTGACGCCTACTTCTCGGCGACGAAGGCCGAGTGGCTCCTGAACAACGCCGACCCCATCGAAATCGACCGCATCGGACCGGGGGACGTCCGCGAGCGCGCCGAGGCCGGCGAACTCATGCTCGGCACCGTCGACTCGTGGCTGATCTACAAGCTCACGGGCAACCACGTCACCGACGTCACCAACGCCTCCCGGACGATGCTGTACGACATCCGGGAGATGGAGTGGGACGACGAACTCCTCGAGGAGTTCGACGTTCCCGCCGAACTGCTGCCGGAGGTGCGACCGTCCAGCGACGACGCCCACTACGGCCACACCGACCCCGAGGGGTTCCTCGGCGCCGACGTTCCGGTCGCCGGCGCCTTAGGCGACCAGCAGGCCGCGCTGTTCGGTCAGACCTGCTTCGACGAGGGCGACGCCAAGAACACCTACGGCACCGGCGCCTTCTTCCTGATGAACACCGGCGACGAACCCGTCGAGTCCGACCACGGCCTGCTGACGACGGTCGGCTTCCAGCGCTCGGGCGACCCCGTCCAGTACGCCCTGGAGGGTGCCATCTTCGCCACCGGCGCCGCCATCGAGTGGCTCGTGGACGTCGGACTGATCGACGACCCCGCCGAGACCGCCGAACTCGCACGCGCCGTCGACTCCACCGACGACGTCTACGTCGTCCCCGCCTTCGCCGGACTGGGCGCGCCCCACTGGGACGGCCGCGCGCGCGGCACCATCGTCGGGATGACCCGCGGCACCCGCCGCGAGCACGTCGTCCGGGCGACGCTGGAGTCCATCGCCTACCGGACCCGCGACGTCGCCGAGGCCATGGAGGCCGACTCCGGCATCGAGATGGGCCGGCTCCGCGTCGACGGCGGCGCGGTCAAGAACGACTTCCTCTGTCGGCTCCAGTCGGACGTCCTCCAGACGGACATCGTCCGACCCGAGGTCGACGAGACGACCGCCCTCGGCGCGGCGTACGCCGCCGGCCTGGCCGTCGGCTACTGGGACTCCGTCGACGAACTCCGCGCGAACTGGCAGGTCGACCGTCGGTTCTCCCCCGAGATGCGCCGCGGGCAAGCCGACGCGATGTACGACCGCTGGGGCGACGCCGTCGAGCGGTCGCTCGACTGGGCCGAAGAGGAGGAGGGCGAACCGTGA
- a CDS encoding HNH endonuclease, producing MSLEPRAERRRTRDGEGPRWEALREAAIERDGWVCQRCGHEAGADAGRELEVHHTVPFSAPSMEALDELVTLCEPCHATLHADDPAYGDRKADAPLFPDPDAPPAVATMRSDRQHVCQRCQHVADSAAELAAYTQDDREYVVCKPCAGALLSAGYDPERFEAAGELDAEVLVDRAAEAPVRPALLASGPVRAVRPPRTTTERVVYDTPLRYALNPIGVVILFSALGILLSFLLF from the coding sequence ATGAGCCTCGAACCGCGCGCCGAGCGGCGCCGAACCCGCGACGGCGAGGGACCGCGCTGGGAGGCCCTCCGGGAGGCGGCCATCGAGCGGGACGGGTGGGTCTGCCAGCGGTGCGGCCACGAGGCGGGCGCCGACGCCGGACGGGAACTCGAGGTCCACCACACCGTGCCGTTCTCGGCACCCTCGATGGAGGCGCTCGACGAACTGGTCACCCTCTGTGAGCCCTGTCACGCGACGCTGCACGCCGACGACCCGGCCTACGGCGACCGGAAGGCCGACGCGCCGCTGTTTCCCGACCCGGACGCGCCGCCGGCCGTCGCGACGATGCGGTCGGACCGACAGCACGTCTGCCAGCGCTGTCAGCACGTCGCCGATTCGGCGGCCGAACTGGCGGCCTACACCCAGGACGACCGGGAGTACGTCGTCTGCAAGCCCTGTGCCGGTGCGCTGCTCTCGGCCGGCTACGACCCCGAACGCTTCGAGGCGGCCGGCGAACTCGACGCCGAGGTGCTCGTGGACCGCGCCGCCGAGGCCCCGGTCCGGCCGGCGCTCCTGGCCTCGGGCCCCGTCCGGGCGGTGCGGCCACCGCGGACGACGACCGAGCGGGTCGTCTACGACACGCCGCTCCGGTACGCGCTCAACCCCATCGGGGTCGTAATCCTGTTCTCGGCGCTGGGCATCCTGCTTTCGTTTCTCCTCTTCTAG
- a CDS encoding DICT sensory domain-containing protein, with translation MTPADLLRQVEAERKRLVLYAGEGGGDELRGFETRNATVIRRRLPAGATSGFVVVRSSDDEFLGAIPVSRLRHVLEAPAGDLDDVDGAGRQAVLELLDDAVFASLERRHLLVASREIEGFAWRVGRGRLDVGFQRVEAFHRQRHVYERLAAETDLDVHVYAESSPDDAPAGVTFHSEPAEEVRRFWFLVFEAPGDGERARALLARQRDDDRYSGFWTYDARLVADIGAAVRGLRE, from the coding sequence GTGACCCCTGCCGACCTGCTCCGGCAGGTCGAAGCCGAGCGGAAACGGCTCGTCCTCTACGCGGGCGAGGGCGGCGGCGACGAACTCCGGGGGTTCGAGACGCGGAACGCGACGGTGATCCGGCGACGGCTCCCGGCCGGCGCAACGTCGGGGTTCGTCGTCGTCCGTAGCAGCGACGACGAGTTCCTCGGGGCGATACCGGTATCGCGGTTGCGGCACGTCCTCGAGGCGCCCGCCGGGGACCTCGACGACGTCGACGGGGCGGGGCGGCAGGCCGTCCTCGAACTGCTCGACGACGCGGTCTTCGCCTCGCTGGAGCGGCGGCACCTGCTCGTCGCCTCCCGCGAAATCGAGGGGTTCGCCTGGCGCGTCGGTCGCGGGCGACTCGACGTCGGCTTCCAGCGGGTCGAGGCGTTCCACCGCCAGCGTCACGTCTACGAGCGTCTCGCGGCCGAGACCGACCTCGACGTCCACGTCTACGCCGAATCGTCCCCCGACGACGCGCCGGCGGGCGTCACGTTCCACTCGGAGCCAGCCGAGGAGGTCCGCCGGTTTTGGTTCCTCGTCTTCGAGGCCCCCGGCGACGGCGAGCGGGCGCGTGCGCTCCTCGCCCGACAGCGGGACGACGACCGGTACTCGGGGTTCTGGACGTACGACGCCCGACTGGTGGCCGACATCGGCGCTGCGGTTCGGGGGCTCCGGGAATAA
- a CDS encoding anaerobic glycerol-3-phosphate dehydrogenase subunit C encodes MTGSDEEERTGAASDPLDPDDYDAVDVFEGGDLDLRAGSDSCYKCTSCDTSCPVAEVDDSFPGPKFQGPEQWRLKRKEDADIDDSITSCSNCMRCDDACPSSVPLSQMHNEARGEYVDEQMDKLSREYVRNRILSNYRFFAAIASKTPRLANFVTGLGVTQWAGEKLLGITSEREFPDFAEETFREWWRKRGGAAVENPDKRVAYFHGCYSNYNTPEVGKAMVRVYEEFGYEVLVPPQKCSGTPMFANGMLPDARRHAETNVENLVAAIGDGADVIASCTSCSMALRQEYPELFDLHGVDDVAEHTFEALEYLRINEDLEGALSEAELDGESFAYHAPCHARNQGLARQAVETFREVEGADIEDVGDSCSGISGTYGWKAEKYDYSMEIGAEMFEHMEAADGEVGMTECPTCAMQMEHGTGYEIRHPLQALESALVE; translated from the coding sequence ATGACGGGGTCGGACGAGGAGGAGCGCACCGGGGCGGCGTCCGACCCGCTCGACCCCGACGACTACGACGCCGTCGACGTCTTCGAGGGCGGCGACCTCGATTTGCGGGCCGGGTCGGACTCCTGTTACAAGTGCACCTCCTGTGACACCTCCTGTCCGGTCGCCGAGGTCGACGACTCGTTCCCCGGCCCGAAGTTCCAGGGGCCCGAGCAGTGGCGCCTGAAGCGCAAGGAGGACGCCGATATCGACGACTCCATCACCTCGTGTTCGAACTGCATGCGCTGTGACGACGCCTGCCCCTCCTCGGTGCCGCTGTCGCAGATGCACAACGAGGCTCGCGGCGAGTACGTCGACGAGCAGATGGACAAACTCTCCCGGGAGTACGTCCGCAACCGGATCCTCTCGAACTACCGGTTCTTCGCGGCCATCGCCTCGAAGACGCCCCGGCTGGCGAACTTCGTGACCGGCCTCGGCGTCACGCAGTGGGCCGGCGAGAAACTGCTCGGCATCACGAGCGAGCGGGAGTTTCCCGACTTCGCCGAGGAGACGTTCCGCGAGTGGTGGCGAAAGCGCGGCGGTGCCGCCGTCGAGAACCCCGACAAGCGGGTGGCGTACTTCCACGGCTGCTACTCGAACTACAACACCCCGGAGGTGGGCAAGGCGATGGTCCGGGTCTACGAGGAGTTCGGCTACGAGGTGCTGGTGCCGCCGCAGAAGTGCTCGGGGACGCCGATGTTCGCAAACGGGATGTTGCCGGACGCCCGGCGGCACGCCGAGACGAACGTCGAGAACCTGGTCGCAGCCATCGGCGACGGCGCCGACGTAATCGCCTCCTGTACCTCCTGTTCGATGGCGCTGCGCCAGGAGTACCCCGAACTGTTCGACCTCCACGGCGTCGACGACGTCGCCGAGCACACCTTCGAGGCCCTGGAGTACCTCCGCATCAACGAGGACCTCGAGGGGGCGCTTTCCGAGGCCGAACTCGACGGGGAGTCCTTCGCCTACCACGCGCCGTGTCACGCCCGCAATCAGGGGCTGGCCCGGCAGGCCGTAGAGACGTTCCGCGAGGTCGAGGGCGCCGACATCGAGGACGTCGGCGACTCCTGTTCGGGCATCTCCGGCACCTACGGCTGGAAGGCCGAGAAGTACGACTACTCGATGGAGATCGGCGCCGAGATGTTCGAGCACATGGAGGCCGCCGACGGCGAGGTCGGCATGACGGAGTGTCCCACCTGCGCGATGCAGATGGAACACGGCACCGGCTACGAGATACGGCACCCGCTGCAGGCGCTGGAGTCGGCGCTGGTCGAGTAG
- a CDS encoding thioredoxin family protein translates to MPVTLKDFYADWCGPCKTQDPILEELEEDYPDVAFEKVNVDEQQEVANEYQVRSLPTLVVENDDGIVERFVGVTQRDDIETALSQAGA, encoded by the coding sequence ATGCCCGTCACGCTCAAGGACTTCTACGCGGACTGGTGCGGCCCGTGCAAGACGCAGGACCCCATCCTCGAGGAACTCGAGGAGGACTACCCCGACGTCGCCTTCGAGAAAGTCAACGTAGACGAACAGCAGGAGGTCGCAAACGAGTACCAGGTTCGCTCGCTGCCGACGCTCGTCGTCGAGAACGACGACGGCATCGTCGAGCGGTTCGTCGGCGTCACCCAGCGGGACGACATCGAGACGGCCCTCTCGCAGGCCGGCGCCTGA
- the glpB gene encoding glycerol-3-phosphate dehydrogenase subunit GlpB, whose product MAIASEVVVVGGGLAGVTAALSAAREGADVRLVSHKQSTLQQASGLVDALGYLPPVDPPGEDPTATPTAARTGAVTDRPDPEGPLADPFEAVDRLPESHPYRLVGADALRAGLALFDDAVDGYRGGHTDRNALVPTFGGAVKPTARYPASAAAGLASDDRPMLVVGFRSLSAFDARMVADRLAAADVPFEVAGADVAFPAAFREDAKITRFAHALDRDEPVEGTPARAALAAAVEPHLDDVEGGAERVGFPAFLGDDEAAAVRAALADRLGADVFEVPMGPPSLPGLRLEDRLYGALDAAGVSYETGVPVVDCETDGAGRIERLLVDRTGSEVPYAAEAVVLATGGLVGKGIDADREGVREPVLGCHVPHPADRYEWYVDDAFGDQPYARFGVRTDDRLRPLGPDGEVQFPNVRVAGATLSGADVAREKSASGVSLATGLVAGREAAAEVPG is encoded by the coding sequence ATGGCGATAGCGAGCGAGGTGGTGGTCGTCGGGGGCGGTCTCGCCGGCGTCACGGCCGCGCTGTCGGCGGCCCGCGAGGGTGCCGACGTCCGGCTGGTCTCTCACAAGCAGTCGACGCTCCAGCAGGCCTCGGGACTCGTCGACGCGCTGGGCTACCTGCCGCCGGTCGACCCGCCGGGCGAGGACCCGACGGCGACGCCGACGGCGGCCCGAACCGGCGCCGTCACCGACCGGCCGGACCCGGAGGGCCCGCTCGCCGACCCCTTCGAGGCCGTCGACCGCCTGCCGGAGAGCCACCCCTACCGCCTGGTCGGCGCCGACGCCCTGCGGGCGGGCCTGGCGCTGTTCGACGACGCCGTCGACGGCTACCGCGGCGGCCACACCGACCGCAACGCCCTCGTGCCGACCTTCGGTGGTGCGGTCAAGCCGACCGCCCGGTACCCCGCCTCGGCCGCCGCCGGCCTCGCCAGCGACGACCGGCCGATGCTCGTCGTCGGCTTCCGGTCGCTGTCGGCGTTCGACGCCCGGATGGTCGCCGACCGACTCGCGGCCGCGGACGTTCCCTTCGAGGTTGCCGGCGCCGACGTCGCGTTCCCCGCGGCTTTCCGCGAGGACGCCAAGATAACCCGCTTCGCCCACGCCCTGGACCGGGACGAACCCGTCGAGGGGACGCCCGCGCGGGCGGCGCTTGCGGCCGCGGTGGAACCGCACCTCGACGACGTCGAGGGCGGCGCCGAACGCGTCGGCTTCCCGGCGTTCCTCGGCGACGACGAGGCCGCCGCCGTCAGGGCCGCCCTCGCGGACCGGCTCGGCGCCGACGTCTTCGAGGTGCCGATGGGCCCGCCCAGTCTGCCGGGGCTCCGCCTGGAGGACCGCCTCTACGGGGCGCTCGATGCGGCCGGCGTCAGCTACGAGACCGGCGTCCCGGTCGTCGACTGCGAGACCGACGGGGCGGGCCGCATCGAGCGACTGCTGGTCGACCGGACGGGCAGCGAGGTGCCCTACGCCGCCGAGGCGGTCGTGCTGGCGACGGGCGGCCTCGTCGGGAAGGGCATCGACGCCGACCGGGAGGGCGTCCGCGAACCCGTGCTCGGGTGTCACGTCCCGCACCCGGCGGACCGCTACGAGTGGTACGTCGACGACGCCTTCGGCGACCAGCCGTACGCCCGCTTCGGCGTCCGGACCGACGACCGACTCCGGCCGCTCGGTCCCGACGGTGAGGTGCAGTTCCCGAACGTCCGCGTCGCCGGCGCGACGCTGTCGGGCGCCGACGTGGCCCGCGAGAAGTCCGCCAGCGGCGTCTCGCTGGCGACCGGCCTCGTCGCCGGCCGCGAGGCGGCAGCGGAGGTGCCGGGATGA